In Streptomyces sp. NBC_00483, a single window of DNA contains:
- a CDS encoding trimeric intracellular cation channel family protein has product MLQELFTPSVQHWLDLIGIFVFAISGALMAVRKNWDVFGIAALAEVTALGGGVFRDLVIGAVPPAAFTDLGYFVTPLVAAALVFFLHPEVERTQTAVNVFDAAGLGLFCVTGTTKAYDYGLGLTASAALGLATAVGGGVLRDIIANEVPSLVRWDRDLYAVPAMVGAGIVVLCIHLDALDGFTSALAVLTAFVLRLLAMRYHWRAPRAWNRRSAGVDVTEETP; this is encoded by the coding sequence GTGCTCCAGGAACTGTTCACGCCCTCCGTCCAGCATTGGCTCGACCTCATCGGGATCTTCGTCTTCGCGATCTCCGGTGCCCTGATGGCCGTCCGCAAGAACTGGGACGTCTTCGGGATCGCCGCGCTCGCCGAGGTCACCGCGCTGGGCGGAGGGGTCTTCCGTGACCTGGTCATCGGCGCGGTGCCGCCGGCCGCGTTCACCGACCTCGGCTATTTCGTCACGCCGCTGGTCGCCGCCGCGCTCGTCTTCTTCCTGCACCCGGAGGTCGAGCGCACCCAGACGGCGGTGAACGTCTTCGACGCGGCGGGCCTCGGCCTGTTCTGCGTCACGGGCACGACGAAGGCGTACGACTACGGGCTCGGGCTCACCGCGTCCGCCGCGCTCGGCCTCGCCACCGCGGTCGGCGGCGGTGTGCTGCGCGACATCATCGCCAACGAGGTGCCGTCCCTCGTGCGCTGGGACCGCGATCTGTACGCGGTGCCCGCCATGGTCGGCGCCGGGATCGTCGTCCTGTGCATCCACCTCGACGCCCTGGACGGCTTCACCAGCGCCCTCGCGGTCCTCACCGCCTTCGTTCTGCGACTGCTCGCGATGCGCTACCACTGGCGGGCCCCGCGCGCCTGGAACCGCAGGTCGGCGGGGGTGGATGTGACGGAGGAGACGCCGTAG
- a CDS encoding thioesterase family protein codes for MADAVSTQSRPAVIGDSEFDRDTAVTRRAGEPGVYDIDLSAGWTIINALNGGYLLAVLGRALADALPHDDPFTISAHYLTASAPGPAVIRTDVARSGRTLSTGQASLFQFAEDGSEVERIRVIASYGDLDALPDDVRTSAEAPVMPPLEECFGAGDAPEGAPPVPGSNAISDRLHLKLDPATLGWALGAPSGKGEMRAWFGLADGRDMDPLSLLLAVDALPPTAFEMGLKGWVPTVELTVHVRCRPAPGPVRVSITTRNLAGGFLEEDAEIWDAKDRLVAQSRQLARVRLG; via the coding sequence ATGGCAGACGCAGTATCCACGCAGAGTCGCCCGGCCGTCATCGGCGACAGCGAGTTCGACCGCGACACCGCCGTCACCCGGCGCGCGGGCGAACCCGGTGTCTACGACATCGACCTCTCCGCGGGCTGGACGATCATCAACGCCCTCAACGGCGGCTACCTCCTCGCCGTGCTCGGCCGCGCCCTCGCGGACGCCTTGCCGCACGACGACCCGTTCACGATCTCGGCGCACTACCTGACCGCGTCCGCGCCGGGCCCCGCCGTGATCAGGACGGACGTGGCCCGCTCCGGCCGCACCCTCTCCACGGGACAGGCCTCCCTCTTCCAGTTCGCGGAGGACGGCAGCGAGGTCGAGCGGATCCGGGTCATCGCCTCGTACGGTGACCTGGACGCGCTCCCCGACGATGTGCGCACGAGCGCCGAGGCGCCCGTCATGCCGCCCTTGGAGGAGTGCTTCGGGGCGGGCGACGCACCCGAGGGCGCGCCGCCCGTGCCCGGCAGCAACGCGATCTCCGACCGCCTGCACCTGAAGCTCGACCCGGCCACGCTGGGCTGGGCGCTCGGCGCGCCGTCCGGCAAGGGCGAGATGCGCGCCTGGTTCGGCCTCGCCGACGGCCGCGACATGGACCCGCTCTCGCTGCTGCTCGCGGTGGACGCGCTGCCGCCCACGGCCTTCGAGATGGGCCTCAAGGGCTGGGTGCCGACGGTCGAGCTGACCGTCCACGTGCGCTGCCGCCCGGCCCCGGGGCCCGTCCGCGTGTCGATCACGACGCGGAACCTGGCCGGCGGCTTCCTGGAGGAGGACGCCGAGATCTGGGACGCGAAGGACCGCCTGGTGGCCCAGTCGCGCCAGCTGGCGAGGGTCCGGCTCGGCTGA